The following proteins come from a genomic window of Gloeomargarita sp. SRBZ-1_bins_9:
- a CDS encoding alpha/beta hydrolase encodes MPTITIRGVPHVYEWVGKGPVLVFIHGWLLSRHYWQPLVDLLKDDFACVTYDLRGFGASQPTYNHCTFSLDSYAQDLGDLLAHLGIQTCWLVGHSLGASVALLAAAQLPNLVNGVIGVNAGGGIYLQQEFDRFRRLGVQLVRWRSRWMQWLPGGGWFFARSGVVRPLPVQWGKQRLQDWLRACPQAARETLLAATTEAEVHRLPQVVSRLSQPLYLIAGQEDPIMPVIYVRHLASFHARFQAGEDIVWELPRCGHFAMLEYPELVAQQLRTWVHQATVAPQAA; translated from the coding sequence ATGCCGACCATCACTATCCGGGGTGTCCCTCATGTTTATGAATGGGTGGGCAAGGGCCCGGTATTGGTTTTCATTCATGGTTGGTTGTTGAGTCGGCACTACTGGCAGCCCCTAGTGGATTTACTCAAGGATGACTTTGCCTGTGTGACCTACGATTTGCGGGGATTTGGGGCTTCCCAACCGACCTATAACCACTGCACCTTCTCCCTGGATAGCTATGCCCAGGATTTGGGGGATTTGTTAGCCCACTTGGGTATCCAAACCTGTTGGTTGGTGGGGCATTCCTTAGGAGCGAGCGTGGCGCTATTGGCAGCCGCCCAGTTGCCAAACCTGGTCAACGGGGTGATTGGGGTGAATGCGGGGGGGGGTATTTACCTCCAGCAGGAATTTGACCGGTTTCGCCGCCTGGGGGTGCAGTTGGTACGCTGGCGCTCCCGTTGGATGCAGTGGTTGCCGGGGGGTGGCTGGTTTTTTGCCCGCAGTGGGGTGGTGCGTCCCTTGCCGGTGCAGTGGGGGAAACAACGCCTGCAGGATTGGTTGCGGGCCTGTCCCCAAGCGGCTCGAGAAACCCTTTTGGCGGCTACAACGGAAGCGGAAGTTCACCGGCTCCCCCAGGTCGTGAGTCGCTTGTCCCAGCCCCTTTATTTGATTGCCGGTCAAGAGGACCCCATCATGCCGGTGATCTATGTGCGGCACCTGGCCAGTTTTCATGCCCGCTTCCAGGCTGGCGAAGATATTGTCTGGGAATTGCCCCGCTGCGGCCACTTCGCCATGCTGGAGTACCCGGAACTGGTGGCGCAGCAACTCCGCACATGGGTGCATCAGGCCACCGTCGCCCCCCAAGCTGCCTGA
- the rpsN gene encoding 30S ribosomal protein S14, with the protein MAKKSMVEREKRRQRLVNKYRAKREQLKQQFAMAETWEEKLAIHRQLQRLPRNSAPNRLRNRCWLTGRPRGYFRDFGLCRNALREMALQGLLPGVVKSSW; encoded by the coding sequence ATGGCCAAAAAGAGCATGGTGGAGCGGGAGAAGCGCCGGCAACGTCTGGTGAACAAGTACCGCGCCAAACGGGAACAACTCAAGCAACAATTTGCCATGGCGGAGACGTGGGAAGAAAAGCTGGCGATCCACCGGCAACTCCAACGCTTGCCCCGCAACAGCGCCCCCAATCGTTTGCGCAATCGCTGCTGGTTGACCGGGCGTCCCCGCGGCTATTTCCGGGATTTTGGTCTCTGTCGCAATGCCCTACGGGAGATGGCGTTGCAAGGCTTGTTGCCAGGCGTAGTTAAGTCTAGCTGGTAG